Proteins encoded in a region of the Cytobacillus pseudoceanisediminis genome:
- a CDS encoding HAMP domain-containing methyl-accepting chemotaxis protein → MKKKKQKEKGSLFSFTIRKKLLLSFIIILLIPSTSIGYISYQKAQEEITGQIEMSADDNVKILDQFIMDFIKTKMEDTNYFSKRIQKDFYTAEELEETNKAFSQYKELNPEAVAIYAGSENGDLVIYPRADLPADFDATTRPWYQGAMEAKGKAFITEPYVDAVSGNILITVAQKLGDSSGVIGIDLSLSALSELSNNIKIGKEGYPAILSAEGSFLVHPQEKPGTEAEGSWLPEVLEKEKGQVEYTLDGEKKEMHFTTNGLTGMKVLGTMNLEEVTSAVQPILVSTIIFIAIFVLIGALISYFIVRSITRPLNQLIAATDKVSEGDLTQKFEVKNNDEISKLGISFNKMVASLQQLINQVGEKAVHLASSSEQLTASSEQNNMATEQVANSIQEVATATEQQTEKVKESTSVVKEMSGRIQRIMLNTNVVAQTANETNEVVVKGNEAIDLSTNQMKNINLTVSELGSIVHTLGKRSEEIGQIVNVISEIADQTNLLALNAAIEAARAGEHGRGFAVVADEVRKLAEQSSKSTESIRELISTIQTDTSKAITSMEKGTAEVEKGIDLVNNAGDAFSHIQQFADTVSGQIAEVSSSIKDMAEGADQVVELVSAIEEIAAVTTAESQDVSAATEEQLASMEEIAASAASLSGMAEELLDSIKKFKVN, encoded by the coding sequence ATGAAAAAGAAAAAACAGAAAGAAAAAGGGTCGCTGTTTTCATTTACTATTAGAAAGAAATTATTGCTCTCATTTATTATTATTCTATTAATTCCATCGACTTCAATTGGATACATTTCCTATCAAAAGGCTCAAGAAGAAATAACAGGCCAGATTGAAATGAGTGCGGATGACAATGTAAAAATCCTTGACCAATTTATCATGGACTTTATTAAAACAAAAATGGAAGATACGAATTATTTTTCAAAGCGGATACAGAAGGATTTTTACACTGCGGAGGAATTAGAGGAGACGAATAAAGCCTTTAGTCAATATAAAGAGCTGAATCCGGAGGCAGTTGCCATTTATGCAGGCTCTGAAAATGGAGATTTAGTCATTTATCCGCGTGCAGATTTGCCGGCTGACTTTGATGCAACCACACGCCCCTGGTATCAGGGAGCCATGGAGGCAAAGGGAAAAGCCTTTATCACAGAGCCATATGTTGATGCTGTAAGCGGAAATATCCTAATCACAGTAGCCCAAAAGCTCGGCGACAGCTCCGGTGTTATCGGGATTGACTTAAGTCTCTCTGCTCTAAGTGAACTATCCAATAACATTAAGATTGGGAAAGAAGGCTATCCCGCTATCTTAAGTGCGGAGGGAAGCTTTTTAGTGCACCCTCAGGAGAAGCCAGGCACAGAGGCAGAGGGAAGCTGGCTGCCGGAAGTACTGGAAAAGGAAAAAGGGCAGGTAGAATACACTCTTGATGGCGAAAAGAAAGAAATGCACTTTACCACCAATGGCCTGACAGGCATGAAGGTGCTTGGCACAATGAATCTGGAAGAAGTAACATCAGCCGTACAGCCTATCTTAGTGTCGACGATTATATTCATAGCCATTTTCGTACTTATAGGTGCACTTATTTCCTATTTTATTGTCCGGTCGATCACACGCCCGCTCAATCAGCTGATCGCAGCAACTGATAAAGTCAGCGAGGGAGACCTGACTCAGAAATTTGAGGTTAAAAATAACGATGAAATCAGCAAACTGGGCATCAGCTTCAATAAGATGGTCGCCTCCCTTCAGCAATTAATCAACCAGGTAGGTGAAAAAGCGGTTCACCTTGCTTCATCATCGGAGCAGCTGACGGCAAGCTCCGAACAGAATAACATGGCAACAGAGCAGGTGGCCAACTCCATCCAGGAAGTAGCAACAGCTACTGAGCAGCAGACGGAAAAGGTGAAAGAAAGCACTTCTGTCGTAAAAGAGATGTCCGGCCGCATTCAGAGAATCATGCTCAACACAAATGTCGTTGCCCAAACAGCTAATGAAACAAATGAAGTGGTTGTAAAAGGAAATGAAGCGATCGACCTTTCAACAAACCAGATGAAAAATATTAACCTAACAGTCTCTGAACTAGGTTCAATTGTTCATACATTAGGGAAGCGATCAGAGGAAATTGGCCAGATTGTCAATGTCATTTCTGAAATTGCCGATCAGACGAATCTGCTCGCACTGAACGCAGCGATTGAAGCAGCAAGGGCAGGTGAGCACGGGAGAGGCTTCGCCGTTGTAGCTGATGAAGTCCGCAAGCTGGCGGAACAATCATCCAAATCGACGGAAAGCATCCGCGAACTGATCTCAACGATTCAAACGGACACAAGCAAGGCCATCACTTCAATGGAAAAGGGAACAGCGGAAGTGGAAAAAGGAATTGACCTGGTTAACAATGCAGGAGATGCCTTCAGCCACATCCAGCAATTTGCCGACACCGTTTCGGGCCAGATCGCGGAAGTTTCCTCATCCATCAAGGACATGGCCGAAGGTGCCGACCAGGTGGTGGAACTCGTAAGCGCAATCGAAGAAATTGCTGCTGTCACCACAGCTGAAAGCCAGGACGTATCCGCTGCTACAGAAGAGCAGCTGGCGTCCATGGAAGAAATTGCGGCATCTGCTGCTTCGCTTTCGGGGATGGCGGAGGAGCTGCTGGATTCTATTAAGAAGTTTAAAGTGAATTAA
- a CDS encoding CGCGG family putative rSAM-modified RiPP protein has product MEQNWSISLEHGNYASDLELLINDAMAAVSQTAKGYYVNIVTPAELGNPDNYLTEALLIYFGNKADTQFIDQCGCGGMF; this is encoded by the coding sequence ATGGAACAGAACTGGTCTATTTCACTTGAGCATGGTAATTACGCTAGTGATTTGGAGCTTCTGATCAACGATGCGATGGCGGCAGTAAGCCAGACAGCTAAAGGATATTATGTCAATATAGTCACACCAGCTGAGTTAGGTAATCCCGATAACTATCTAACTGAAGCGCTGCTCATATACTTCGGAAATAAAGCAGACACTCAATTTATCGATCAATGCGGATGCGGGGGTATGTTTTGA
- a CDS encoding nuclease-related domain-containing protein produces MIIKSLKIPEINLQLEALLRRTPEQHPAREKMTSDYKMRSAGFKGEERLFYYLSFLDPKKYWIFHNLRLSSGTHFFQIDALLITTNYALILEVKNWTGTLIFDPHFQQLLRIHNDKEEGFHDPISQARHQTNQFRTWLNFNGFPGIPVEFLVVISHPSTIIKTDKDPLSISNKVLHSHHLLYRINEIENKYPQEKTDPKEIRKLCRTLLKKHNPSPSEILEHFNVSAEEVLTGVSCPKCTSLPMIFHWGKWHCPMCMFSSPLAHEAAIQDYFRLIKPSITNWEFRSFTHIPSPYTASRLLSRMNLSFKRNKRHRIYQKSPE; encoded by the coding sequence TTGATTATTAAAAGCCTGAAAATCCCCGAAATTAACCTACAGCTTGAAGCGTTGTTAAGAAGAACGCCCGAACAGCATCCTGCGCGAGAAAAAATGACCTCAGATTATAAAATGAGAAGCGCTGGCTTTAAGGGAGAAGAAAGATTATTTTATTACTTAAGCTTTCTAGATCCTAAAAAATATTGGATTTTTCATAACCTGCGGCTATCAAGCGGAACACACTTCTTCCAGATCGATGCATTGCTGATAACTACGAACTACGCTCTCATTTTAGAAGTTAAAAATTGGACAGGAACTTTGATTTTCGACCCTCATTTTCAGCAGCTCCTCCGCATTCACAATGACAAAGAGGAAGGGTTTCACGACCCCATTTCACAAGCCCGACATCAGACGAATCAGTTTAGAACGTGGCTCAATTTTAATGGATTTCCCGGGATTCCTGTAGAATTCTTAGTTGTGATCAGCCATCCTTCCACCATTATTAAAACCGATAAAGATCCACTGAGTATATCTAACAAAGTTCTACACTCCCATCATCTTTTATACAGAATTAATGAGATTGAAAATAAGTACCCTCAAGAAAAAACTGACCCTAAAGAGATACGGAAGCTGTGCCGAACTTTGTTAAAAAAACATAATCCTTCACCATCCGAGATTCTCGAGCACTTCAATGTCTCAGCTGAGGAAGTTCTCACTGGTGTTAGCTGTCCTAAATGCACTTCCCTTCCGATGATTTTCCATTGGGGGAAATGGCACTGCCCAATGTGTATGTTTTCCTCCCCTCTGGCACATGAAGCGGCTATCCAAGACTACTTCCGGCTTATTAAGCCGTCAATTACCAACTGGGAATTCCGCTCATTTACCCATATACCCTCCCCCTATACGGCTTCAAGATTACTCTCCAGAATGAACCTTTCTTTTAAAAGAAATAAAAGACACCGAATTTATCAAAAATCCCCTGAATAG